In one Sphingobium indicum B90A genomic region, the following are encoded:
- a CDS encoding NADPH-dependent assimilatory sulfite reductase hemoprotein subunit encodes MTDATVIDRTRDLSQPLERLGPDESMKDRSDYLRGTIAGGLLDQITGAVPSADDVKLMKFHGIYQQDDRDLRDERRRQKLEPAYQFMIRVRLPGGVCTPAQWLKLDELARAHGGETLRITTRQTFQFHWVLKDSLRPIIQGLHDTLLDTIAACGDDSRGVMCTVDPQSSRFHAEVATLAKSVSDHVIPKTRAYHEIWYGTERVATSEPEEPFYGRTYLPRKFKIGFALPPSNDIDVYAQDLGFIAIADKEGLAGFNVAIGGGMGRTDQAPETYPRLASIIGFVSADRVIACADAVMAVQRDYGDRKDRQRARFKYTIDDKGLDWIKAEIEQRMDVPFESARAFEFTSNGDSYGWNITPDGRHHRTLIIENGRLNLKLLDALRDIARVHRGTFRLTANQNLIVAGVQAEDRAAIDAILAEHFPDIDHFSILRRNAIACVALPTCGLAMAESERYLPSLLDKIEEILAESGLSDEPITVRMSGCPNGCSRPYIAEIGLTGRAPGKYNLYLGGGFHGERLNRMVRENVGEATILEVLAEALARYARERQPGEHFGDFTIRAGIVREVTAGRFFND; translated from the coding sequence ATGACCGACGCGACTGTCATCGACCGAACGCGCGACCTGTCGCAGCCACTCGAACGGCTTGGTCCGGACGAGAGCATGAAGGACCGCAGCGACTACCTGCGCGGCACCATTGCCGGTGGCCTGCTCGACCAGATCACCGGTGCGGTTCCCTCTGCCGATGATGTAAAGCTGATGAAGTTTCACGGGATCTACCAGCAGGACGATCGGGACCTGCGCGACGAACGCCGACGTCAGAAACTCGAGCCGGCCTATCAGTTCATGATCCGGGTCCGACTACCGGGCGGAGTCTGCACGCCCGCGCAATGGCTCAAGCTCGACGAGCTCGCACGGGCGCACGGTGGCGAAACGCTACGCATCACCACCCGCCAGACCTTTCAGTTCCATTGGGTCCTGAAGGACAGTCTGCGCCCCATCATTCAAGGATTGCACGACACGTTGCTCGACACGATCGCAGCGTGCGGCGACGACAGCCGAGGTGTGATGTGCACGGTCGATCCGCAAAGCTCACGCTTCCATGCGGAGGTCGCCACCCTAGCGAAGAGCGTCAGTGATCATGTCATTCCCAAGACCCGAGCCTATCACGAGATCTGGTACGGCACCGAGCGGGTCGCCACTTCAGAGCCTGAAGAACCCTTCTACGGCCGAACCTATCTCCCGCGAAAATTCAAGATCGGCTTCGCATTGCCGCCCTCTAATGACATCGATGTCTATGCCCAGGATCTCGGGTTCATCGCGATTGCCGACAAAGAGGGACTGGCCGGGTTCAACGTGGCGATCGGCGGCGGGATGGGCCGCACCGATCAGGCTCCAGAGACCTATCCGCGGCTCGCCAGCATAATTGGATTCGTGTCCGCCGACCGCGTCATTGCCTGTGCCGATGCGGTCATGGCCGTCCAGCGCGACTATGGTGACCGCAAGGATCGCCAGCGCGCGCGCTTCAAATATACGATCGACGACAAGGGTCTCGACTGGATCAAGGCCGAGATCGAGCAGCGCATGGACGTCCCGTTCGAAAGCGCGCGCGCCTTCGAGTTCACATCGAACGGCGACAGCTATGGCTGGAACATAACCCCTGACGGTCGCCACCATCGCACACTCATCATCGAGAACGGACGCCTCAATCTCAAGCTGCTCGACGCGCTTCGGGATATCGCCCGCGTCCATCGCGGGACTTTCCGACTGACAGCCAACCAGAACCTCATCGTCGCCGGCGTACAGGCGGAGGATCGCGCGGCGATCGATGCCATCCTGGCCGAGCACTTTCCGGACATCGATCACTTCTCGATCCTGCGGCGCAATGCGATCGCCTGCGTCGCCCTACCGACCTGCGGCCTCGCGATGGCGGAAAGCGAGCGCTATTTGCCATCGCTGCTCGACAAGATCGAGGAAATCCTCGCCGAAAGCGGCCTTTCCGACGAACCGATCACGGTGCGCATGAGCGGTTGCCCGAACGGCTGCTCGCGGCCCTATATCGCCGAGATCGGGCTGACAGGACGGGCGCCCGGCAAGTATAATCTCTATCTTGGCGGTGGTTTCCATGGCGAGCGCCTGAACCGCATGGTCCGGGAGAATGTCGGAGAAGCGACGATCCTGGAGGTGCTGGCTGAAGCCCTCGCCCGCTATGCCCGCGAGCGACAGCCCGGCGAGCATTTTGGAGATTTCACTATTCGCGCCGGCATCGTCCGCGAGGTAACCGCAGGGCGCTTTTTCAATGACTGA
- a CDS encoding assimilatory sulfite reductase (NADPH) flavoprotein subunit, producing MSASELSGNPLPLEQWRQVEGLTWSLDAMQIRWLSGYFAGLDAGLRLPPSQPASFTAARTLTILYGTETGNAAELARMLDATIKQRGLNCNLQDMADYKIRQLAQEQDLLIIVSTYGEGEPPQPATGFFEFAEGRKAPKLEGVRFAVLALGDSTYEYFCHAGKRLDQRFEELGAQRLAARVDCDVDYEEPAQDWIASIADALATDVVMNHPPSAAPLSSSASAPAPVHDKRNPFPATIIENVAIVGRGSTKETRHVEFSLAGSGLTYEPGDALGIATPNDPAVVAELLDALGLAPEIDLEIKGNQCSLGEALTYRFEVTAATPRFLDYWTLVSDVALLKQLQEEDRAGERSVFLRTHHLIDIVRRFPVRHIKPQSFVSALRPLQPRLYSLASSLSAAPDEAHLTVAPLRYTLHGTPRSGVASGLLADRADIDTVLPVYIQSNQHFRLPATDAPILMIGAGTGVAPYRAFLQDREAKAASGKSWLFFGERNFRTDFLYQSEWQDWLKDGMLTRMDVAFSRDRADKVYVQHRMRAQSRDIFAWLEEGAHVYVCGDAANLAPDVHEALIDIVAHEAHTGREAAEDYVRSLQADRRYQRDVY from the coding sequence ATGTCTGCATCTGAGCTTTCAGGGAATCCCCTGCCCCTGGAACAATGGCGACAGGTCGAAGGACTGACGTGGTCACTCGACGCAATGCAGATACGTTGGCTCAGCGGCTATTTCGCCGGACTCGACGCCGGATTGCGATTGCCCCCTTCGCAGCCGGCGTCGTTTACCGCGGCGCGCACGCTCACCATTCTCTATGGCACCGAAACCGGTAACGCCGCCGAACTCGCCCGAATGCTCGACGCCACCATTAAGCAAAGAGGGCTGAACTGCAATCTCCAAGACATGGCCGACTATAAAATTCGGCAGCTCGCCCAGGAGCAGGATTTACTGATCATCGTCAGCACTTATGGCGAAGGCGAACCGCCTCAACCTGCAACTGGCTTTTTCGAATTTGCCGAGGGTCGCAAGGCGCCGAAACTCGAAGGCGTGCGCTTCGCCGTGCTGGCACTTGGCGATTCAACCTATGAATATTTTTGTCATGCTGGAAAGCGCCTCGATCAGCGTTTCGAGGAACTCGGTGCTCAGCGCCTTGCCGCCCGCGTTGATTGCGATGTGGACTATGAGGAACCTGCTCAAGACTGGATCGCGTCGATTGCAGATGCACTCGCGACCGACGTAGTAATGAATCACCCGCCGAGCGCGGCCCCACTTAGCTCTTCCGCTAGCGCTCCAGCGCCTGTCCATGACAAGCGCAATCCTTTTCCGGCCACGATCATCGAGAACGTCGCTATTGTTGGCCGCGGCTCCACTAAGGAAACCCGGCATGTCGAATTCTCGCTTGCAGGGTCGGGCCTCACCTATGAACCAGGCGACGCACTCGGCATCGCCACCCCAAACGATCCCGCTGTCGTAGCCGAACTGCTGGACGCCCTCGGACTTGCGCCGGAGATCGATCTCGAGATCAAAGGCAACCAATGCTCCCTCGGCGAGGCCCTTACCTATCGCTTCGAAGTAACGGCTGCAACGCCGCGTTTCCTCGACTATTGGACGCTCGTCAGTGATGTCGCGCTACTCAAGCAACTGCAGGAGGAGGACCGCGCCGGCGAGCGTTCGGTGTTCCTGCGCACGCATCACCTAATTGACATCGTCCGCCGCTTTCCCGTGCGGCACATCAAGCCACAAAGCTTCGTTTCGGCTTTGAGGCCACTCCAGCCACGGCTTTATTCGCTAGCGTCGAGCCTGAGCGCAGCACCCGACGAAGCGCATCTCACGGTCGCGCCGCTGCGATACACCCTTCACGGCACACCCCGCAGCGGGGTTGCCTCCGGCCTCCTTGCAGACCGCGCGGATATCGACACCGTTCTGCCGGTTTACATCCAGAGCAACCAGCATTTCAGGCTCCCGGCAACCGATGCGCCGATCCTGATGATCGGAGCCGGTACCGGGGTCGCGCCCTACCGGGCTTTCCTGCAGGATCGCGAGGCGAAGGCCGCTTCTGGTAAGAGTTGGCTGTTCTTCGGCGAGCGGAACTTTCGCACCGATTTTCTCTATCAAAGCGAATGGCAGGACTGGCTCAAGGACGGCATGCTGACGCGCATGGACGTCGCCTTCTCGCGCGACCGCGCCGACAAAGTCTATGTGCAGCACCGGATGAGGGCGCAGAGCCGCGACATCTTCGCCTGGCTGGAAGAGGGTGCGCATGTTTATGTCTGCGGCGATGCCGCCAATCTCGCACCGGACGTCCACGAAGCCCTGATCGATATCGTGGCACATGAAGCGCATACCGGACGCGAGGCAGCGGAGGACTATGTCCGCTCTCTCCAGGCCGACCGTCGCTACCAGCGAGATGTTTATTGA
- a CDS encoding universal stress protein has protein sequence MAWTNILVPVLGTSEDAQSLSVAKALAAPFDATLSVVFAAPSPSSLFNWVMEGGVSVTDVAITAIEEETARARIRCRDLLADLDYPQTMFEQVTTDDWLGLRSATRLADVVIWDRSAAGGDGFFAGAFQQILLDERRPAFLADKPPVMGGTIAVAWDGGREASRALRRSVPLLKQADRVILVIVPHGMGRSCDGVRAIRYLKDQGIRADTQVVYTPGDASSAIVDAVTKMDANILVAGAFGHPRLHRFIFGGTTQYLLESKRRPPLFLSH, from the coding sequence ATGGCTTGGACCAATATTCTCGTACCGGTGTTAGGTACCTCCGAAGACGCTCAATCGCTCTCCGTGGCAAAGGCGCTCGCTGCGCCGTTCGATGCCACCCTCTCCGTAGTGTTTGCTGCACCATCACCGAGCAGTTTGTTCAACTGGGTTATGGAGGGCGGGGTTAGTGTGACGGACGTTGCCATAACGGCGATCGAGGAGGAGACGGCTCGCGCGCGCATTCGCTGCCGCGATCTTCTGGCGGACTTGGATTATCCCCAGACCATGTTTGAGCAGGTGACCACGGACGACTGGCTAGGGCTGAGGTCCGCCACCCGTTTGGCTGACGTCGTGATCTGGGATCGATCGGCTGCGGGGGGCGATGGCTTCTTTGCTGGCGCATTCCAGCAGATTCTGCTTGACGAACGCCGGCCCGCCTTCCTCGCTGACAAACCACCCGTCATGGGTGGGACGATCGCGGTCGCATGGGACGGCGGACGGGAAGCCTCGCGCGCCCTGCGGCGTTCGGTTCCGCTGCTCAAACAGGCCGATCGTGTGATCCTGGTGATAGTGCCTCATGGGATGGGGCGATCGTGCGATGGTGTGCGCGCAATCCGATATCTTAAAGATCAGGGTATTCGCGCCGATACGCAAGTCGTGTATACGCCGGGCGATGCCAGCTCGGCAATTGTCGATGCAGTCACGAAGATGGATGCGAATATCCTAGTCGCTGGTGCCTTTGGGCACCCACGACTCCACCGATTCATCTTCGGCGGCACGACGCAGTATCTGCTGGAAAGCAAGCGTCGCCCGCCATTATTTCTGTCGCACTGA